The genomic DNA GATTGCTTGAGCCAATCGGCAATTTTACCCTGCAGCCAGGTCAATATATCAGCAAAGAACATCTCTCTGTTCAATTCCAGTTTGAGATCATGACGGCATTCTGGATAAAAGATCGCTTCTATATCAAAAAAACCATGTCGCTCATAGAAATCTATAATTTTCCAGACACTTTTGCCATTTGAGTTTGTTGCATCTTGCTCTCCTGCCATAAATAAAAAAGACAGATCATGAGGAATATTCTTCATCATCGAGCTTTTACTCAATTCTATCATCCCACCCAGCATATCAGCAAAAAATCCTGATGTAAATGTACCGCCGCACCAGGGATCAGCGATATAAGCAGCAACCTTTTCTTTATCTCGACTTACCCAATCGTAAGCAGTTTCCGGATGCTTGAATTTTCGATTATAACTCCCAAAAGATAAAGCAGCCAGACGCTTGCTGCGATACCGGCTTCCAAATTTGCGTATCTCATATTTTGCTATCATTTCACCTAACTTCATCAGCAGCATTGATTGCACAGGTATTCCGCTTAAGAGCACTCCATCAATATCTTCTCCCCATTCACGGATATAATTCTGAGCCAGTGACGAGCCCATACTGTGTCCATAAATAAAATGCAGCAGTTTCTTATGAGATTTTTTTATTATTTCTGTAAATTGATGAATGTCTTCAAGTAATAACTGCCAGCCATTTTTATCAGCTAAATAACCATAATCTTCTTCGGTGCCGGCTGTTTGACCATGACCTCGCTGATCATGACAATATACTGCTATTCCATTTTCTGTTAGAAAATTTGCCAGTTCTGAATAACTACCCGAATGTTCCGCCATGCCATGCACGATCTGAACTACTGCCTGCGGTTCTCCCTCTGGTAACCAGGACTGATAATAAATAGTCTTACCGTCTTCTGCTTTGAAATTTTTCATCTACCCACCCCTTCGTCTAAAGTCATTTTATTGGAAAATACCTTTGTAAGCGTCAAGTAAAATCTCCCCGAAAGCCGGGTACGAGATATATAAATTCAATTTATTCAACAATCTCAAGTACCTGAATAATCCCTATATTCCACTATTTGTACCTATAAACTGATCTCTCTGTTCCCGGACTGACCACGGCATAACATTATAATGTCATGCCGTGGTCAGTCCGGGAACAGAGAGATCAGATCCATATAACTTAGAAAATGGTTTTGCTGAACATCAGTAACTCTGTTTACCGTGTTCACTGCGTTTACCAGAAAAAATGTGATTCAGATCTGCAGCCAGATCAGAGGTTATACTTGACAAAATAATTGATAATCTGATTAAGAAACAAATCATAAAATCTGGAGGAAATGATGAAATTCAAAATTATACTACTCATACTACTGGGTGTGATATTCAGTATGTCTGCTCATATTTTGCAGGAAGGCTTTGAGACTGCTTACGTTGACAGCTTAACCGGAGAGACTATTGTTCCGGGAGGCTGGCAGATTATTGATGGAGATGGAGATACTTATAACTGGTTTTGTTATTCAACTCAGAACACCGCTCATAATGGTTTACAGTCTTTAGCTTCTGAATCATGGAAAGGAGGGATTGGGGCACTTACTCCCGATAACTGGGTGATCACTCCGGCAATCACAATACCAGACAGTACAGATTTATACTGGTGGATAGCAACTCAGGATGTTTTATTTCCTAATGAAAATTATGGTGTATATTTATCAACAACAGGAAGTGATCTGGCTGATTTTACAGCATTATTATTTAGTGAAACACTGGATACCTTGAATGTTGTCTGGCAGCAACGGGCAGTGAATCTGCAGGAATGGGCAGGACAAACGGTTTATCTCGCCTGGAGGCACTATAACTGTACTGATAATTATAGAGTTAAAATTGATGATATTCTGGTTACGAATGAGAATGTGGATAGTGATGAGAGTGATCTGGTAGTGTCCTCTGGAATTATTGACCGGATTTATCCTAATCCATTTAATCCGGAGACGAATATCAATTTTTATATTAATAAACCTGGTCAGGTGAATCTTTCGGTGTATAATATCAAGGGACAGTTAGTGGAAAACCTGGTTTCAAGTAATATGGATAGAGGAGATCATAATATCATCTGGAAAGCCAATGATCAGCCATCTGGAATGTACCTGTTCCGACTGAAAACCAAAGATGGAGAAAGCACCGGCAAAGCCATGCTACTGAAATAACGTTGTAACCAGACCATCCCTGGTCTGGGTGGGGGAAAAGACAGGTAGAGGAATGGAAAATTGAAATTGTAAACAGCCATAGGCTGACAAGAATGTAAAATTGAATGTAAGATAAAACAAGACCAGGGATGGTCTTGATACAACGTTGTAACCAGAGCATCCCTGCTCTGGGTGTGGGGAGAATTAAGACAAGACCAGGGATGGTCTTGATACAACGGGAGAATTGGTAATGTATCAGAAAAAGGATTTAGAGATTGTAAAAGATGTGATATTGGGTGAAATGACACCATATCAGATCATTCTGTTTGGCTCTTATGCAACCGGCAAGCAAGACGAATCCAGTGATTTAGACGTAATGATACTAACTAATGAGGAGTTTAACCGAAAATATAAAATGGATTTATTGTACCGTTTACAGAAGAAATTTCTCTATTTGGGATATCGCATAGATTTAATTATCAAGAATTGGCAGGATTTTGAGAAGTATAAGGATTATATAGGGACGATCAACTACGATGTAGGCAGAGAAGGAAAGGTGTTATGGACAAAGCAGTAGAGCATCTTGTAAAACTATGGCATATCAAAGCAGATAAGACTCCAAGACCAGGGATGGTCTTGATACAACGTTGTAACCAGAGCATCCCTGCTCTGGGTGTGGGAGAATTAAAACAAGACCAGGGATGGTCTTGATACAACGAAGGAGCATAAAATGGATATAGTAATTAAACAAGGTGAGTATCTTCCTCATTGGACAATGGATCATTCCATTTATCATGTCTGCTTTCGTCTATTAGATTCTTTGCCTCAGGAGATTATAAGAAAGTGGGAATTTGAGAGAATAGATATCATTGAATCAGCCAAAAAAATGAATAGACCCCTTTCAGTGGAAGAAGAGGACAGACTGAGATTCTTGCAATCTAAGAAAGTTGATAAATATCTTGATGCAGGAACAGGTGCTTGTTATTTGAAAATAGATAAAATTGCCAAAATGCTGGCTTCGGCGTTGATGTATTATAATGATATAAGGTATCAATTATATGCCTGGTGCATTATGCCGAATCATGTGCATGCTATTGTCAGGGTTTTTAATGATAACTTGTTTAAGATCATCCATAGCTGGAAATCTTATTCGGCAAGTGAGGCAAATAAAATTCTGGGTCGTAAAGGCGGATTCTGGCATACTGATACCTATAATCATATTATCCGCAGCGATAAAGAGTTCGGTTTTCAAATGAATTATGTCTGGCATAATCCCGAAAAAGCTGGATATCAGAATTGGAAGTATAGATATAGTATAGTGAATGAACCGTTGTAACCAGACCATCCCTGGTCTGGGTGGGGGAAAGACATGGAGAGTAATGTAAAAATTGAAAATGTAAAATTGAATATAAGATAAACCAAGACCAGGGATGGTCTTGATACAACGTTGTAACCAGACCATCCCTGGTCTGGGCGGGGGAAAAGACAGGTAGAGGAATGGAAAATTGAAAATGTAAAAGAAACCAAGACCAGGGATGGTCTTGATACAACGCAAGGAGTTAATAATGTCAAAATTGTTATTGTTATTAAGTATTATGGTAATTGTGATAAGCCTTAACGGGCAGACTGTGGTGGAATGGAAAACCAATATGGGAGTTTTTAAAGCGGAACTACGCGAAGATTTAGTGCCAATAACTGCTTACAACTTCCGTGATCTGGCTAATGCTGAATTTTATGACGGATGCATTTTCCATCGTGTGATCGCAGATTTTATGATCCAGGATGGAGACCCCACTGGAACAGGTATGGGTGGACCGGGATATAATATTCCTGATGAGTTTCATCCAGAATTAGTGCATGACCGGGGAGTAGTTTCCATGGCAAATACCGGAAATCCCAATACAGGCGGATCACAATATTTCATTACAGTAGTACCCACTTCCTGGCTGAATAATGTGCATGCGATATTTGGGCATATAATCGAAGGTATGGATGTTGTGGATGCCATAAGCGTAGTACCTACTAATGCCAATAACCGTCCTATAGACCCGGTGATAATTGACAGCATCAGAGTACTCACGCCACCTATTGACTCATTTACACCAGTCTCAACCCGCAATGATGCTGATATGGGGCATATAGAAGTGTTTCTGATGTCAAGCAATGATTTTACTCTGGAATATCAATGGTATGTAAATGAAGAATTGCAGACAGAGACCAGTTTTATATTTACATATACCTTTTCCGAAGCTGGCTATTTTGAAGTAAAATGCGTAGCCTCCGGAGATTATG from Candidatus Stygibacter australis includes the following:
- a CDS encoding peptidylprolyl isomerase; the protein is MSKLLLLLSIMVIVISLNGQTVVEWKTNMGVFKAELREDLVPITAYNFRDLANAEFYDGCIFHRVIADFMIQDGDPTGTGMGGPGYNIPDEFHPELVHDRGVVSMANTGNPNTGGSQYFITVVPTSWLNNVHAIFGHIIEGMDVVDAISVVPTNANNRPIDPVIIDSIRVLTPPIDSFTPVSTRNDADMGHIEVFLMSSNDFTLEYQWYVNEELQTETSFIFTYTFSEAGYFEVKCVASGDYEYDYELIWQYNVTNNDNDLDEIAANGNLNNYPNPFNPQTTIIYNVEQSGNVKLAVYNLKGQLVEILEEGRKQPGNYQIVWDAYDQPSGIYLINLINEHSVTTKKLILLK
- a CDS encoding transposase, whose amino-acid sequence is MDIVIKQGEYLPHWTMDHSIYHVCFRLLDSLPQEIIRKWEFERIDIIESAKKMNRPLSVEEEDRLRFLQSKKVDKYLDAGTGACYLKIDKIAKMLASALMYYNDIRYQLYAWCIMPNHVHAIVRVFNDNLFKIIHSWKSYSASEANKILGRKGGFWHTDTYNHIIRSDKEFGFQMNYVWHNPEKAGYQNWKYRYSIVNEPL
- a CDS encoding choice-of-anchor J domain-containing protein, with protein sequence MMKFKIILLILLGVIFSMSAHILQEGFETAYVDSLTGETIVPGGWQIIDGDGDTYNWFCYSTQNTAHNGLQSLASESWKGGIGALTPDNWVITPAITIPDSTDLYWWIATQDVLFPNENYGVYLSTTGSDLADFTALLFSETLDTLNVVWQQRAVNLQEWAGQTVYLAWRHYNCTDNYRVKIDDILVTNENVDSDESDLVVSSGIIDRIYPNPFNPETNINFYINKPGQVNLSVYNIKGQLVENLVSSNMDRGDHNIIWKANDQPSGMYLFRLKTKDGESTGKAMLLK
- a CDS encoding nucleotidyltransferase domain-containing protein; the encoded protein is MYQKKDLEIVKDVILGEMTPYQIILFGSYATGKQDESSDLDVMILTNEEFNRKYKMDLLYRLQKKFLYLGYRIDLIIKNWQDFEKYKDYIGTINYDVGREGKVLWTKQ
- a CDS encoding lysophospholipase, whose translation is MKNFKAEDGKTIYYQSWLPEGEPQAVVQIVHGMAEHSGSYSELANFLTENGIAVYCHDQRGHGQTAGTEEDYGYLADKNGWQLLLEDIHQFTEIIKKSHKKLLHFIYGHSMGSSLAQNYIREWGEDIDGVLLSGIPVQSMLLMKLGEMIAKYEIRKFGSRYRSKRLAALSFGSYNRKFKHPETAYDWVSRDKEKVAAYIADPWCGGTFTSGFFADMLGGMIELSKSSMMKNIPHDLSFLFMAGEQDATNSNGKSVWKIIDFYERHGFFDIEAIFYPECRHDLKLELNREMFFADILTWLQGKIADWLKQS